The DNA region CGCATTCATGGAGCCGTCATGAACAACGACATTGAGACAGTTAGAAGCTGTCTGGATAAAGGGGTCGATCCAGATGTTCGTAAGGGTCAAGGGGTGACTCCTCTTTGTATCGCTACATACCACGGAAATAGAGAAATTGCCGAACTTCTCCTCGATCGCGGTGCTGAAATCAACCAAGGATTAGAGGAAGAAAATGGAGTCAATCCCTTGTTGAACGCCGCAAGGTTCGGTGATGAAGAATTCGTCAAAATCCTGCTCGCGCGCGGTGCTAAAATTGGACTGCATTTTGCTGCCTTGCAAGGAGACATCGATGTTGTCAAAGAATACTTAGAGCGAGGTTCTCCCATTCAGTCAATGCGCAATCGAGGCATGACTCCCCTCCATCTTGCCGCATTTGGAAATCAGCGAGAAACTGCCGAACTTCTTCTTGAATATGGTGCAGATATTAATTTTGAGACTCCAGTTAGCGAAACTGCCTTACATCAAGCAGTTCGGGGTCAAAGTAAAGAAGTCATAGAACTTTTAGCCGATCGCGGTGCAGATCTCAATCCTATTGGTTTAGCTGGAACTCCATTACAATTAGCGATTCTGGAAAATGATATCGAAATCGTCAGATTGCTGATTGCCAAAGGAGCAGATGTAAATGCTGGGAATTCAAGAGTAAACTTTCCTTTACATACTGTAGCGAGAACAGACACAGAACAAGCAGAATTTACTTTCCATCATGTCGCGAGAACAGAGGCAGAACAAGTGGAAATGGTCGAACTTCTGATTGCTAATGGAGCAAAAGTGAACGCTTGCCCAAATCGGTCGCCTAGAACTCCATTGCACTGGGCTGCTAACCGTAGAAACTTAGAAGTAGCTAGAGCGTTGATTCGTCATGGAGCAGATGTTAATAGTCACAACTTCCTCTCTGGGATTACTCCTTTGAGTGAGGCGAGAGGGAATCAAGAAATGACAGACTTGTTAATTGCTCATGGAGCCACAAATTATGGTTGGGTGGATTAGCCGTAGTTATTACAAAAATAGGCTTGCGTATATTTTTGCTTTGATTTAGTATCAATCAACTTCTGGATGAGATTCCTCTGCATTTTCCATATGTAAAATATCCTCCTCAAAGTCTTGAGCAGCAGGTTGCGAGGCATTTTTAACAATTAAAGACTGCTGTGGCGTACCGATTGAAATTTCGGCGATATCGAAGGCAAACTTGAGACGGCGACGGTACTCCCTGGCGACATCCCATTGTTTTAGGGGTTGCGTTTTAATCAAAATAGAAATCCGAATTCCTGTATGATCCAAACGATCGATTCCTAACAGTTGGGGGGGTTCGACAATACGTTCTTCCCATTCCGAATCTTGATACATTTCTTGCGCGACTTCTTGCATAATCATTGTTGCTTTATCTAAATCCGCGTCGTAGTTAATATCAAAATCAAATTTGACTTGCGACCAACCATTGGACATATTGCGCACAACTTCGATCGCGTGGTTGGGAATCGTGATTAATTCCCCCTCAATATTGCGCAGTTGAGTAATGCGGAGGTTCATATTTTCCACTAACCCCGACACCTCTCCAATGGCAATGACATCGCCGACGGCGTACTGATCTTCTAACAAAATGAGGCAACCATTGATCGTATCTTTAATTAAGTTTTGCGATCCCCAAGTGATGGCAAATCCCACTAAAGCACTCACGGTGAGTACCGAACCAATGGGAACGTTGAGGATGCTTAAAGACCAGAACACGCCGATGACAAAGAAGATAAAAGTTAGGAGTCCTTTGAAGGATTTGGCGAAGCTAGGCGCGCGTAGAGCTTTGCGTTGAGAGGATTTTGAACTTCTTAGGTTTAGGGGTTGGAATTCCACCCATTCTTTGAGAAAGCGGTCGATGAGAATATCGCTAATTTTGTTCGCTAGGGTGATGAATAGCCAGATTCCTAAAATTTGTAGCGGCGTACCTAATAATCCCCAACCAATTTGGCGCGTTTGCGGAAAGAGAAAGAGAATTCCGGTAATGCTGGCATAAATAATGGCAACTTGGCTCCAGCGTAGGGATTGGCGGATGAGGCGGTTGATATTTTGCCTGCGTTCGAGGTCGAGTTTGAGGAGATTGTCGGTGAAAAATTGTAGGGGAAACGAGAAGTTGAGTTCTCCGGTGGGGGAGAGGGGACGGGT from Lusitaniella coriacea LEGE 07157 includes:
- a CDS encoding ankyrin repeat domain-containing protein: MNISVLFLYVWIIGTLGFIFWRVLTNPITRIHGAVMNNDIETVRSCLDKGVDPDVRKGQGVTPLCIATYHGNREIAELLLDRGAEINQGLEEENGVNPLLNAARFGDEEFVKILLARGAKIGLHFAALQGDIDVVKEYLERGSPIQSMRNRGMTPLHLAAFGNQRETAELLLEYGADINFETPVSETALHQAVRGQSKEVIELLADRGADLNPIGLAGTPLQLAILENDIEIVRLLIAKGADVNAGNSRVNFPLHTVARTDTEQAEFTFHHVARTEAEQVEMVELLIANGAKVNACPNRSPRTPLHWAANRRNLEVARALIRHGADVNSHNFLSGITPLSEARGNQEMTDLLIAHGATNYGWVD
- a CDS encoding mechanosensitive ion channel family protein, with product MMKRNRDLRWRCKLRSWGLMGLFAFLLAIAVSSPLAAQIPFPIPTTAPSVGTPQLNRQQITYNRSNNIIYAPVKLDGQTLFKLAVETSFGEQLEENKDSLIQRLGSVEAVLREIVERNESPESLNVVVAVDEELPVLRISREEEQPLHLATVTQVDRKVPGQELPLFDLATQWRDILQTSIEKAIQERQPDAIAQKVKIALGIIVGAIALSIVLIWLQKRATVKREDLKEQSQRLNRDAQQTQTRPLSPTGELNFSFPLQFFTDNLLKLDLERRQNINRLIRQSLRWSQVAIIYASITGILFLFPQTRQIGWGLLGTPLQILGIWLFITLANKISDILIDRFLKEWVEFQPLNLRSSKSSQRKALRAPSFAKSFKGLLTFIFFVIGVFWSLSILNVPIGSVLTVSALVGFAITWGSQNLIKDTINGCLILLEDQYAVGDVIAIGEVSGLVENMNLRITQLRNIEGELITIPNHAIEVVRNMSNGWSQVKFDFDINYDADLDKATMIMQEVAQEMYQDSEWEERIVEPPQLLGIDRLDHTGIRISILIKTQPLKQWDVAREYRRRLKFAFDIAEISIGTPQQSLIVKNASQPAAQDFEEDILHMENAEESHPEVD